Genomic segment of Chelmon rostratus isolate fCheRos1 chromosome 2, fCheRos1.pri, whole genome shotgun sequence:
CATTTTTCAATAAATTTGAGGtttgaataaaatatgtttttgatgaCTACATTgtacatttaataaaatgttataAGGTTTTGCTGACTAATAATTGAATAAAAACGGCAATAATCATGTTGTGCTGCCAAAAGAGTGACTGATTGCAGATGTGTGCCTGAATTGAAAATAAACCCACCTTCCTTTGGCATCACTGACGTTAATAATTTGAGGGCCAACAGTCTTCACTAAAAGCCCAGCAGCAACATCATGTCCATTAACTCTGCGTGGGCAGAGAAGAGTTGttacattttgaaaaaacacatgaaattaattttctACCTAATTATCTAACAAACACATATATTATGAGCATTTGCATTTACTGTCATACTCACAGAGCACAGTGCAATGGGGTAAAAAGATTTCCTTCTTGGTTGCTAAAAAGCTTGTGTTCAAGTAAAATGCGTAAACATCCCTCATGCCCTacagacacaggaaataaatgaacaaatcatTAATATTCAAATCTGTATTATACATATATTCAAAGGCTAAAATGATGCTGTAGATAAAGGATAGTGATGAGAGACGGTGCTGTTGTTGCTCTAAAAATGTCCATTCATACATGTTTGTcttgttctgtgtttccatGTTTGCACTGTTCACCATTGAAGCAATCTCTTTTTGTGAAAATGACTTCAGTACATTTGACATGACTCCTTTCCCCACTGTATTACCGTGGTATGCAGCCCAGTGGGTGGGCGTGTAGCCTATGTAGTCCAATATGGAGTCCAGAGGGTCAGCTTTCATGGCAGCTTTTAGCAAAGTTCGGAGTATCTCTGTGTGGCCAAGAGACGCTGTGAGATGCAGCGGGGTCCTTCCCTGAGAGTCTCGACACAGAGCGGAGGCCCCATGTTCCAGCAGAGCAGATACACAGTCCTCACTGCCCAGCATGGCCTACAGGGGCAGCACACAAGGTATGATGcgagaggaaaataacacttCTGGAACATGCATGACTCTGTAAATAGACAAATTCCTTGTTTTCATAAAAAAGTGACAGGACATggacacacacgtgcatactCACAGCTCTGTGTAATGCAGTGAAGCCCTTTTTGTCTGCAGCGTCAGCTTTCGCTCCTTTTTCCAACAAGATGTGAACACAGTCAGTGTGACATCCCAGTGCTGCAAGCATGAGAGCCGTCCTGCATACGACAAAAGAAACCAAGAATTGACTGCTGTGAAGATAATTCTCTGACCACGACACATTTTTCAATGGGCTAGGTTACCTGACCATATAATAAGTCTGCagatttacatttacatcaaaCAATCACATGACCATTTTACGGTTAATAAACATTCCGTTTGCTTTGTGCTTGAATATCACCTAGCAGTAATTCATGAGTTCACTCTCTGACTTTGACACCAAGTCATTGTTTTATGGAAGACAATATCACTATAAACATTTCACTATTAACTTATCTCTGATTTGTTCCTTTAGTTGCTTGTTGTGTTACTGCCAAAATAGTAACCATTTGATACAATAAACATAATTAGCAGCAGCATAACTAGCATTATTCACCTGAGTAGTTGTCAAGATAAACAATTTATATctatccatccaaccatccatacgcacacacacacacatgtatacatacattcatacatagacacacaaaataacagTATTCTATGTATGGACAAAGCTGTACACGTCAGCTGTTTAACTGATCAATAATTGATTACAAATCAGAGTATAAAAAAATTTACAAATTTACAAAACTTACAGGCCCTGGGTATCTGGACTGTCGATGATGTCAGCACTTTGTTCCCTGTTGACcaataaaagcaaacagtccATTTGGCCTTCGGCAGCTGCatggaggaaaggagaggggaaaggaAAGTATCACTTTAAAAAAGagattgaaaacaaaacaaaaattacacagacattaaatatCAATATGTAAGAATAAAACCATGAAACCTTACGGTTTATTCTCATAACAGTGTCCATCAAAGACCATCAACGCAACTCAACAAAACCAAATACTGCAGCCAATATTACCACAAGTCTTATCTCATATGGATGCCTTAAGCATCCCAGgatccaaaacacacacctgcagcatggAGAGCCGTCCACTTGCGCTTGTGGTCCTTCAGTGTGTAGGAGGCTTCATGTTTCAGCAGCACTTCCACACATGGAGCAAAACCTCTCTGAGCAGCCAGGTGGAGGGCAGTTCTGCCGTCAATGTCCCGCACATCCAGACTCACTAATGTCTCAGACAGCAAACGCAGTGCCTCACAGTGACCATAATACGCCTGCAGTGGCAGAATGTCACTCAATCATAACAGTGCAGTCAAAGACATGTAAACATGAGGTCTTCatttaaaagtcacatttctTGCAGTGTATTCATTGTAATCATTCCACTCACAGCTAAGTGCAAAGGACTGACAGGAATATTACTTTCAACCTCTTCTAGACAGTTGAATGAAATCTCCAGGAGCTgcaagagtgagagagaaaaaaaacgcaACACTTCAACTGGGTCCAGTCTGCATGTGattaacaagaaaaaagaaagaagatcAAAACCAAAGCCTCTGAATCAAAAGATAACACAGACCAGTTCAAGGTGCTGTTTGTTCCCATAAGCTGCTGCATAGTGGACGGCACTGTAACCCTTACTGTTCTTCAGAGTTGGGTTCGCTCCATTGTCAAGCAAGTAGTCtaaacacctgaacacaaagagcagaacaTCAGGAATCCTTCCTGGGTTTCACTCTTCTACCAGCAAGAAGTCATCAGGAGACAcattgtgttcagtgttttataaaGATTTGCTTCTACATGTCTTTGGGAAACGCATTCAGGGTGGCATTAAATGGAACatggattttctgtttattgttgtggtatttgtttttaaataggAAGtacaatgaagaaaaatgtctttcttaCAGTTCCTATGTCAAGATCAAACCCTTTTTCTGTAAAGCCTTACAAATGTTTACACAATCAAACCCACTAAAGGTCTAATTTTCaacacttcttcctctttggtcAAATAGTTGCACAGATTTGattgtgactttttttctgacctcttaattttttactttttgaaataataaaaaggcTCCCTCTGTTACAGCAAATGATCTGGAGTTATTTCGACAATAACTCAGCATGCTGTTTGCTGACTGAAAGAACAGATTTCTGCGGATTCTACACAGTAGAGCATATCcaatgtataaaaatatatatgtgagATATGATAATAAATATGACTTACAGAGAGGCTTCTTGTTCCTTTTCCTCATTGTAGTCAGGCTTAGAGTTTGCCTCCCCCCTGTGGAAAGAGGGTCGGGGGGTTAATTTTAAAACTAACGGAGTTAGTTACTTAACGGAGATCTGTCCACAGGATGTTGTCACTCTGAGTAAAAGGAGTAAAACATCACAATGACGGTAGATGCTCTCTCACCTACAAAAcgtgtgtgaagcagcagcgTAGTGCAGCGGGCTGCAGCCTATCAGATCCAGCTCATTGACCTCAGCGCCGGCTCTCACCAGGGAGATTGTGCATTGGCTGTTCCCATTAGCTGCAGCATAGTGCAATGGAGACCTGCGAGGTATAACAGGGGGCAGCTGTGATATCAGGTTAACACCAAAGCAGAGGTCAATTCTTAGCTCCAGCTTACTCAGCACCACTTACCTTCCCAAATGATCTTTTACATCCAGTTCAGCAGCACTATTCAACAGTAAGTTGAGACACTCAATGTCGCtgtcacaagaaaaaaaaaagtaggagTTAGATTTAATTCACAGTCAAGTATGTCAGATCTGTAACGAACAGTTTATGAATAGGTTTGACAACACTTGTATGATTCAGGCTCCAACTTTTTATGCTACATCCCTACTGACCAGACAAACTACAGGCATAGATTATTAGAATTGTGATTACAAAAAACCTACGGTTCATTTTCAGTCAACCCATTAAACTATTGGTCAACAAAATAtagaatattttcaaaattttGAAATGAGAGAAATCAACACTGTGTCAATTCTGGCTGGTATTTTCACGTGGTATTAAATTACATTCATTGTGTataaaccataaaaacaagACTTAAGCAATACAATTGATTTTATACTGACAAAACCCAACCAACAATATAGAGAAATATCATTTTCACACGCAGAATATCTTCCTAAAATATTGCCAACTTTTAGACACAGAATATCTGACAAAACTGTCTGGATGATGGACATCACATTGTAAACATCCAACATTTACCATGATCTGTTGAAATACAGGcagattttaaaacaacaacttaACTTAATTGTTTGGAAATGTATATAGAAtcaaaaaaagtacaaatataaCCATAAATtagggtgtatgtgtgtgtgtgtgtgtgtgtgtgtgagagagagagagagctcaccCTCCAGAGGCAGCTGCATGCAGGCAGGTCCTCCCGTGGTCATCTTGGACGTTTATATCAGACACAACGGATGATGTTTGAGACGGCATGATATAAAACTGGCCTGAAGGATACACAACCAACAACACTTTGGTAGGTGGAAACATTCTGAGTTGTGTCAGCAATCAAAATATACAAAGGGAGGAAGATAAATTCAGAAGCACAGTTTATCGACTCAAGAAGCAGTCTCACCATTAGACAGTAACTTTCGACAACAGTCTGGAAATCCATAGAGTGTTGTCAAATGTAGTGGAAGCATCCCATGAATCCCCTGTCTTTAGAGATCATAACAAAGATCAATTATTTTAGCATGTGATAAAATGGGAAACAATTTTCTTTGTAAGACTGGAAAGCACAAAATCAAATTGATATTCTCTTAATGTTTTAAAACTTATGATCCAGGGAATTTATTGGTTAGGATACTGAAGTATCGACTCTGAGTTTGCACCTTAAGACTTTGTCTGCAGATGTGCATCTTAGTCAGAAACTAGAATATTATAGGATTGTGTGTAATAACTcagtctgtatgtatgtgtgtgttattataGTTGGTTAGGGTGACATGATATTTTATGTAGTTTCAAACAATCTCAGGTTCAGACAGACTTACCTGGTCTTGTCAGCACCATTTGTCAGCAGAGTGCTGATCAGCAACTCTTGACCATATCTGGCAGCAACATGAAGAGGAGTGTTTCCATACATATCAACACAGTCAATCTCTCCACCTATGATCAGAGGGAGGAGACATGATGTGAATATGATGAAGTGCTTCAGTTGAGAACATGTGTTGATATTTTAAGACAGAGTATGCTGTGTGGTTGCAGTTTCAGCTTTTTTAGAATCAATCACGTGTTATAACAGGATGGTGTATATATTTCTTGTAGTTTGTTACCGTTTTGGATCAGAACCTGGGAACCTGTGAAGCGGCCGTGCATAGCAGCCATGTGCAAAGGGCTCTTTCCTTCTTTATTCTGTTAAACcgagaaaatgaaaatgtgtttcgTTAAAAAGAATGGTATAAATAATCTGGACATTTAATCCTCTGACAAATTACTACAGTCTAGTAAAGCTTCAAATCCACTTCTTAAAAACAAGATCTTTACCTGCATGTTGACATCAGCACCATTGTTAATTAGCAGCTCGAGACATAG
This window contains:
- the LOC121615823 gene encoding serine/threonine-protein phosphatase 6 regulatory ankyrin repeat subunit C-like; this encodes MELRNIKDQSPLVQAIFSRNAEEVTFLLNHNEDVNSLDQEQSTPLHAAAYLGDVQIMDLLIASGANVNAKDQGSLTPLHRAAASQNERAVELLLKHRAEVNTRDKFWHTPLHMAAAKWATGCALALIPHVCSLDVADRSGRTPLHHAAHSGHGEMVNLFLSKAANVSAKDKKERQAIHWAAYLGHVEVVKLLVSHGADLMCKDKQGYTPLHAAAASGQLDMVKYLLRLAVETDEPNAFGNTALHMACHMGQDTVATELVNCGANINQPNHHGSTPLHLAAASSSGVLCLELLINNGADVNMQNKEGKSPLHMAAMHGRFTGSQVLIQNGGEIDCVDMYGNTPLHVAARYGQELLISTLLTNGADKTRQGIHGMLPLHLTTLYGFPDCCRKLLSNGQFYIMPSQTSSVVSDINVQDDHGRTCLHAAASGGDIECLNLLLNSAAELDVKDHLGRSPLHYAAANGNSQCTISLVRAGAEVNELDLIGCSPLHYAAASHTFCRGEANSKPDYNEEKEQEASLCLDYLLDNGANPTLKNSKGYSAVHYAAAYGNKQHLELLLEISFNCLEEVESNIPVSPLHLAAYYGHCEALRLLSETLVSLDVRDIDGRTALHLAAQRGFAPCVEVLLKHEASYTLKDHKRKWTALHAAAAEGQMDCLLLLVNREQSADIIDSPDTQGLTALMLAALGCHTDCVHILLEKGAKADAADKKGFTALHRAAMLGSEDCVSALLEHGASALCRDSQGRTPLHLTASLGHTEILRTLLKAAMKADPLDSILDYIGYTPTHWAAYHGHEGCLRILLEHKLFSNQEGNLFTPLHCALVNGHDVAAGLLVKTVGPQIINVSDAKGRTPLHAAAHSGNVAGLQLVLAQGAEVNAVDQCGCSALMVAADCGQTMAVEFLLHKAKPDLTLVDVNSNTALHLACSKGHEMCALLILGEINDSSLINATNSALQMPLHIAARKGLATVVQVLLSRGAAVMAVDEEGHTPALACAPNKNVADCLAMILSTMKPFPPREASAGTASHFTPILKNCGIAASCGSSGNLCHA